The Pseudomonas sp. TH06 genome has a window encoding:
- a CDS encoding DUF2300 domain-containing protein translates to MTRPLLWLLMSVIPALATAQDEPLRVAYKGELLSLNQMQLIAREPLPPSLDTPLGSLWKLFVYAWLVDTGAREPAYECRGQSKEEVYCCSAGAKIERDQALVKSCGLYFEPARLGIAAADWRTYWQARQAPSWLLELPSVQPATRVSVADLLKVLASLPAQDQMRRVLLDVVLNAADGNVVGELGGRLRVKTWSWLGDQDPHSRQGGFAGWTADGSPVWAGGRGTSQMVLRHYGQALATVLPAAWPAEAGRCVEVGLFSRYPLTRVLAGDRAVTSGPLQGDYRVEFANGNALDIHSDGELFLLNGKLVARLDREEYVARVLEREAKPEPAEAAKALAVAIRTYLLQNATRNGDCLSIDDSSTRQRVAPRPASSESRNIAAWTADLVLAGSTVTYHSDQPGPDKLAWQQAVEQANAGQRYDAILLHAYPRASLSRWDNPVASCEALPAAQDWLQKQRRGWRPKLESETGYNEVSTFAVCKLAFGRPFVDRERQRIYVRGVLTLQDRLDLTHEYLHLAFEAHPNGQDETYIEGLARHLLLE, encoded by the coding sequence ATGACCCGGCCGCTGCTGTGGCTGCTGATGTCTGTGATTCCTGCGCTGGCGACGGCGCAGGATGAGCCGTTGCGCGTGGCGTACAAGGGTGAATTATTGTCGTTGAATCAGATGCAACTGATCGCTCGCGAGCCGTTGCCGCCATCGCTGGATACGCCGCTGGGCAGTCTGTGGAAGTTGTTCGTCTATGCATGGCTGGTGGATACCGGCGCTCGCGAACCGGCTTATGAATGTCGCGGGCAGTCGAAAGAGGAAGTCTATTGCTGCTCGGCGGGCGCGAAGATCGAACGTGATCAGGCGTTGGTGAAGTCCTGCGGGTTGTATTTCGAGCCTGCGCGGTTGGGCATTGCGGCTGCAGATTGGCGAACCTATTGGCAGGCGCGGCAGGCGCCGTCGTGGTTGCTGGAGTTGCCTTCGGTGCAGCCGGCCACGCGAGTTTCTGTGGCTGACTTGCTCAAGGTGTTGGCTTCGCTGCCAGCGCAGGATCAGATGCGCCGAGTGTTGCTCGATGTGGTGCTGAATGCTGCCGACGGCAATGTCGTCGGTGAACTCGGCGGACGCCTGCGGGTGAAAACCTGGAGCTGGCTCGGCGATCAGGATCCGCATTCGCGGCAGGGTGGTTTTGCCGGTTGGACGGCTGATGGCTCGCCGGTTTGGGCCGGTGGGCGCGGCACCAGTCAGATGGTTCTGCGTCATTACGGTCAGGCGTTGGCGACGGTATTGCCAGCGGCATGGCCGGCGGAGGCCGGGCGCTGTGTCGAGGTCGGGCTGTTCTCGCGCTATCCGCTAACCCGCGTTCTGGCGGGTGACCGGGCCGTAACTTCCGGCCCTTTACAGGGCGACTACCGCGTCGAATTTGCCAACGGCAATGCACTGGATATCCACAGCGACGGCGAACTGTTTCTGCTCAACGGCAAACTCGTCGCCAGACTGGATCGCGAAGAATACGTCGCCCGAGTGCTGGAACGCGAAGCCAAACCCGAGCCCGCCGAAGCCGCCAAAGCCCTCGCCGTGGCGATCCGCACGTATCTGCTGCAAAACGCCACGCGCAACGGCGACTGCCTGAGCATCGACGACAGCAGCACCCGTCAACGGGTCGCGCCACGTCCTGCTTCCAGCGAGTCGCGCAACATCGCCGCATGGACCGCTGATCTGGTACTGGCCGGCAGCACCGTCACCTATCACTCCGATCAACCCGGCCCGGACAAACTCGCCTGGCAGCAAGCCGTGGAACAGGCCAACGCTGGCCAGCGCTACGACGCGATTCTGCTGCATGCCTATCCGCGCGCCAGCCTTAGCCGTTGGGACAATCCGGTCGCCTCCTGCGAAGCATTGCCCGCCGCGCAAGACTGGTTGCAAAAACAACGACGCGGCTGGCGTCCGAAGCTGGAAAGCGAAACCGGCTACAACGAAGTCAGCACATTCGCCGTGTGCAAACTCGCCTTCGGCCGCCCCTTCGTTGATCGCGAACGCCAGCGCATCTATGTGCGCGGCGTGCTGACGTTGCAGGATCGCCTCGACCTGACTCACGAATATCTGCACCTGGCCTTTGAAGCACATCCCAACGGCCAGGATGAAACCTACATCGAAGGGCTTGCCCGTCACCTTTTGCTGGAATAG
- a CDS encoding DUF2135 domain-containing protein, with product MTLRYPQVLLLLCTLTALSPAIAADSVKLDTPIGGWRSGAPEGEGESFRQTVNYPASSVNTPVGQANTARISGEIKATPKSREPGRLIVNGVSMPLKIDESGRFDRPFSFPNGSNSVEVRSPDGQQRHRTQFLNTSGGATPAKLRVLLAWDSDGTDLDLHLVTPDGAHIWYGNRSAANGAALDVDVTTGYGPEIFAMPAPIKGQYLVYVNYFGGGYRSDEDGSDEAVQPLTTAQVTVITEEGTPSEKMETFLIPMRAVGELTLVKSFSYP from the coding sequence ATGACACTCCGTTATCCACAGGTCTTGCTGCTGCTCTGCACGTTGACCGCGCTATCGCCGGCCATCGCCGCCGACAGCGTCAAACTCGACACCCCGATCGGCGGCTGGCGCAGCGGCGCCCCCGAAGGCGAGGGCGAAAGCTTCCGACAGACAGTCAACTATCCGGCCTCGTCGGTAAACACCCCGGTCGGCCAGGCCAACACCGCACGCATCAGCGGCGAAATCAAAGCCACGCCCAAGAGCCGCGAGCCCGGCCGCTTGATCGTCAACGGCGTCAGCATGCCGTTGAAAATCGACGAAAGCGGCCGCTTCGACCGGCCGTTTTCCTTTCCCAACGGCAGCAACAGCGTCGAAGTCCGCAGTCCTGACGGCCAACAACGTCATCGCACGCAATTCCTCAATACCAGCGGCGGCGCCACCCCCGCCAAACTGCGCGTACTGCTGGCGTGGGACAGCGACGGCACCGACCTCGACCTGCACCTCGTCACCCCCGACGGCGCGCACATCTGGTACGGCAACCGCAGCGCCGCCAACGGCGCGGCGCTGGACGTTGACGTGACCACCGGTTACGGCCCGGAAATCTTCGCCATGCCGGCACCGATCAAGGGTCAGTATCTGGTGTACGTGAACTATTTCGGCGGTGGTTATCGCAGCGATGAAGATGGCAGCGATGAAGCGGTGCAACCGTTGACCACGGCGCAAGTCACGGTGATCACCGAAGAAGGCACACCGAGCGAGAAGATGGAAACGTTCCTCATCCCGATGCGCGCGGTGGGCGAGTTGACGTTGGTGAAGTCGTTCAGTTATCCGTGA
- a CDS encoding GGDEF domain-containing protein, which translates to MALHIPTLLVVSVFVFFLMGLLTLHAWYRETREPSLAFLGGMMLLGALGVVLVSWRDRGVDYIPIIFGNVVLLLSAAFNWTAMRTLVGRKACLPGILAGCVIWLLLCLIPAFYQSMSNRVLFYSLLAFGYGVLTTRELWRSRDSLDVAFMPALLLTVSHTVFYAVRSVIDEGLPVTNALLGSGEGVSFFSFMLFESMLYVIGIAYVTLAMVKERAELKLKAAAFSDPLTGIGNRRAFMLHAIHLLDDSQQRDEPAALLLCDLDNFKRLNDTYGHPVGDQALIAFSDVLMESVRKEDVFGRIGGEEFACLLGACDEPTALEIAERIRHSFARLSIPEPGLLSVSIGVVTTRESGYDLSRLLSEADQALYGAKDQGRNRVQTLRSLYLGLTDN; encoded by the coding sequence ATGGCCCTGCATATCCCGACCCTGCTGGTCGTTTCCGTCTTCGTCTTCTTTTTGATGGGGCTGTTGACGCTGCACGCCTGGTATCGCGAGACCCGTGAACCTTCACTGGCCTTTCTTGGCGGCATGATGTTGCTGGGGGCGCTGGGTGTGGTGCTGGTCAGCTGGCGTGACCGGGGTGTCGATTACATTCCGATCATTTTCGGCAACGTCGTTTTGTTGCTCAGCGCGGCGTTCAACTGGACGGCCATGCGCACGTTGGTCGGTCGCAAGGCATGCTTGCCGGGGATTCTCGCCGGATGTGTGATCTGGTTGCTGTTGTGTCTGATACCCGCCTTCTACCAGTCGATGTCGAACCGTGTGTTGTTCTACTCGCTGCTGGCATTCGGCTACGGCGTATTGACGACACGAGAACTCTGGCGCAGCCGCGACAGCCTGGACGTCGCGTTCATGCCAGCGTTGCTGCTGACGGTTTCACATACCGTGTTTTATGCCGTGCGCAGCGTAATCGATGAAGGCCTGCCGGTGACCAACGCTTTGCTGGGCAGTGGCGAAGGCGTTTCGTTTTTCTCATTTATGCTGTTTGAGTCGATGCTGTATGTGATCGGCATTGCTTACGTGACGCTGGCGATGGTCAAGGAGCGTGCCGAACTGAAACTGAAGGCCGCAGCGTTCAGCGATCCGTTGACCGGCATCGGCAATCGCCGAGCGTTCATGCTGCACGCCATTCACTTGCTGGACGACAGTCAGCAGCGGGACGAACCGGCGGCGCTGCTGCTTTGCGACCTGGATAACTTCAAGCGATTGAACGACACCTACGGCCATCCTGTCGGCGATCAAGCATTGATCGCGTTCAGCGATGTCTTGATGGAGAGCGTGCGCAAAGAGGATGTATTCGGGCGCATCGGTGGTGAGGAGTTTGCCTGCCTGCTCGGCGCCTGCGATGAGCCGACCGCGCTGGAGATTGCCGAGCGAATCCGTCACTCCTTCGCCCGGCTCTCCATTCCGGAACCGGGCCTGCTCAGCGTCAGTATTGGCGTGGTCACCACCCGTGAATCGGGTTACGACCTGTCGCGGTTGCTTTCGGAGGCGGATCAGGCGCTGTACGGCGCCAAGGATCAGGGGCGTAATCGGGTGCAGACGTTGCGTTCGCTGTATTTGGGCCTCACGGATAACTGA